The Candidatus Effluviviaceae Genus V sp. genome has a segment encoding these proteins:
- a CDS encoding TldD/PmbA family protein: MKELLKETMDFLKKKGAEYADARHVRGLTEVLVMKNGTLETASVAESEGVGIRVLNDGAWGFSSSSMLTPESVRRVAEQALAIAKASAKVGDSTIVLDGQDVVVDSYSTEVEEDPFTVPLDDKLTILGSCCDGMTKTEQVAIATASMMSFRTEKLFVNTEGSEIEQVITEAGGGISATAIEGDERQTRSYPASFRGDYATRGFEFTRSLDLPAHAERTGAEAAQLLKADECPHKKTTIVIGGQQLALQVHESCGHPIELDRVFGTEASYAGTSFITVDKLGSLQYGSKLVNIVADATCPGGLGSFGYDDEGVPAQRSDIVKNGLFVGYLMSRETAPRIGLRSNGTMRADGWNRIPLIRMTNINLLPGEGTLDELIADTDDGIFIDSNKSWSIDQRRLNFQFGCEIAYEIKNGKLGRMLKNPVYTGITPEFWGSCDAITGESEWHIWGIPSCGKGEPGQAAHVGHGVSPARFRNVEVGVKK; encoded by the coding sequence GTGAAGGAACTCCTGAAAGAGACGATGGACTTCCTCAAGAAGAAGGGAGCGGAGTATGCCGACGCGCGGCATGTCCGCGGCCTGACCGAGGTCCTCGTCATGAAGAACGGCACGCTCGAGACGGCTTCCGTCGCCGAGTCCGAGGGCGTCGGCATCCGCGTACTGAACGACGGAGCCTGGGGCTTCTCCTCGAGCTCGATGCTGACGCCGGAGAGCGTGCGGAGGGTCGCCGAGCAGGCGCTGGCGATCGCGAAGGCCAGTGCGAAGGTGGGGGACTCGACCATTGTGCTCGACGGTCAGGACGTCGTCGTGGACTCCTACAGCACGGAGGTCGAGGAGGATCCGTTCACGGTCCCGCTCGACGATAAGCTGACCATCCTCGGCTCCTGCTGCGACGGGATGACGAAGACCGAGCAGGTGGCGATCGCCACGGCGTCGATGATGAGCTTCCGCACCGAGAAGCTCTTCGTCAACACGGAGGGCAGCGAGATCGAGCAGGTCATCACGGAGGCGGGCGGCGGCATCTCGGCGACCGCCATCGAGGGTGACGAGCGTCAGACGCGCTCGTATCCGGCGAGCTTCCGGGGCGACTATGCGACCCGCGGGTTCGAGTTCACGCGATCGCTCGATCTCCCGGCGCACGCCGAGAGGACCGGGGCGGAGGCGGCCCAGCTGCTCAAGGCCGATGAATGTCCCCACAAGAAGACGACCATCGTCATCGGCGGACAGCAGCTGGCTCTCCAGGTGCACGAGTCGTGCGGCCATCCTATCGAGCTGGACCGGGTCTTCGGCACCGAGGCGTCGTACGCGGGCACGAGCTTCATCACCGTGGACAAACTCGGGTCGCTCCAGTACGGCTCGAAGCTCGTCAACATCGTCGCCGACGCGACCTGTCCCGGAGGCCTGGGTTCGTTCGGCTACGACGACGAGGGCGTTCCGGCGCAGCGGTCCGACATCGTGAAAAACGGGCTGTTCGTCGGGTACCTCATGAGCCGGGAGACCGCGCCGCGCATCGGCCTCAGGTCGAACGGAACGATGCGGGCCGACGGCTGGAACCGCATCCCGCTCATCCGGATGACGAACATCAACCTGCTGCCGGGCGAGGGCACGCTCGACGAACTCATCGCCGACACGGACGACGGCATCTTCATCGATTCGAACAAGAGCTGGAGCATCGACCAGCGGCGTCTGAACTTCCAGTTCGGGTGCGAGATCGCCTACGAGATCAAGAACGGGAAGCTGGGCCGGATGCTCAAGAACCCGGTCTACACGGGGATAACACCGGAGTTCTGGGGGTCGTGCGACGCGATCACCGGTGAAAGCGAGTGGCACATCTGGGGCATCCCGAGCTGCGGGAAGGGCGAGCCGGGTCAGGCGGCCCACGTCGGTCACGGCGTCT